One window of Triticum dicoccoides isolate Atlit2015 ecotype Zavitan chromosome 5A, WEW_v2.0, whole genome shotgun sequence genomic DNA carries:
- the LOC119301070 gene encoding probable LRR receptor-like serine/threonine-protein kinase At4g37250, which produces MPLPLPSHSHGRPAASMAAAARRPLLLPISWVLVLLLAVHATSQLAVALDQDGVLLLSFKSSLLADPLGSLSGWGYADPTPCAWNGVVCMAFPATSSSDQMRVVSVILPNEQLVGPISPELGRIEHLRHLDLSGNALNGTLPVDLFRAPELRILSLASNGITGGLPEQVGQLRSLRALNLAGNALSGAIPGNLTLLQNLTAVSLSSNYFSGALPGGVFPALQVLDVSSNMLNGTLPADFGGAALRYVNLSSNQLAGAIPLEMASHLPANVTIDLSFNKLTGAIPTVAPFVAQRATAFAGNDELCGRPLDSLCSDASTSAVDPPKGTAKSPPALAAIPNNPTETMPGSGAPSSGGGQGRLKLATIIAIAAGDVAGIAVLFAVFFYVYQVRKRKQRQEVAKQRMGAAVFKKPEPSDESPDVAGRSLSCCPGKKAGDDSDDTEEDVTDTSSSFVAKEENHKAGEGAVAAKKKERSVLVTVDGEVELELETLLKASAYILGAAGDSIVYKAVLADGAALAVRRIGSEDAGVRRFSEFDAQMRAIAKLRHGNILRLRGFYWGPDEMLLIHDLAANGSLANASVKRKPGTPPMSLGWSARLRIARGVASGLAYLHDKKCVHGNVRPSNILLDADMEPLLADLGIHRLVRGAGDSRLKPAGRFGSKRSAKSLPDLSPPPPGTAGGGASPLAGAGPSSSAEAAAHYQAPEAAKNPTKPSTKWDVYSFGMVLLELVAGRALTSVELCQWAAGEDSGQQAFLLADAALRGEMEGREETLASCLRLGFACCAAAPGKRPAMKDVLQAIDRIPSPSSNSSASAQRQ; this is translated from the exons ATGCCATTGCCATTACCATCGCACAGCCACGGCCGCCCTGCTGCATCCATGGCCGCCGCAGCTCGCCGCCCTCTGCTTCTCCCTATCTCGTGGGTTCTAGTGCTGCTGCTGGCCGTCCACGCGACGTCGCAGCTCGCCGTAGCGCTTGACCAGGACGGCGTGCTGCTCCTCTCCTTCAAGTCCTCCCTCCTCGCCGACCCCCTCGGTTCCCTCTCCGGCTGGGGCTACGCCGACCCCACGCCCTGCGCCTGGAACGGCGTCGTCTGCATGGCCTTCCCCGCCACGTCTTCGTCGGACCAGATGAGGGTCGTCAGCGTCATCCTGCCCAATGAGCAGCTCGTCGGCCCCATCTCGCCGGAGCTGGGCCGGATCGAGCACCTCCGCCACCTCGATCTCTCCGGGAACGCGCTCAACGGCACCCTCCCCGTCGACCTGTTCCGCGCGCCGGAGCTCCGCATCCTCTCGCTCGCCAGCAACGGCATCACGGGGGGGCTGCCGGAGCAGGTCGGCCAGCTGCGCAGCCTCCGCGCCCTCAACCTCGCCGGCAACGCGCTCTCCGGCGCCATACCGGGGAACCTCACCCTGCTCCAGAACCTCACCGCCGTCTCCCTCTCCAGCAACTACTTCTCCGGCGCGCTCCCCGGCGGCGTGTTCCCGGCGCTGCAGGTGCTCGACGTCAGCTCCAACATGCTCAACGGCACGCTCCCGGCGGACTTCGGAGGCGCCGCGCTGCGGTATGTTAACCTCTCCTCCAACCAGCTCGCTGGGGCCATACCGCTGGAAATGGCGTCGCACCTGCCGGCCAACGTCACCATCGACCTGTCCTTCAACAAACTCACCGGCGCGATCCCGACGGTGGCGCCGTTCGTGGCGCAGAGGGCGACGGCGTTCGCGGGCAACGACGAGCTGTGCGGGAGGCCGCTCGACAGCCTCTGCTCCGATGCTTCCACCTCCGCCGTGGATCCCCCGAAGGGGACGGCAAAGTCGCCCCCGGCCCTTGCGGCCATACCCAACAACCCGACCGAGACGATGCCCGGCAGTGGAGCGCCGTCATCAGGAGGAGGACAAGGCAGGCTGAAGCTGGCCACCATCATAGCCATTGCCGCCGGCGACGTGGCCGGCATCGCCGTCCTGTTCGCGGTGTTCTTCTACGTGTACCAGGTGAGGAAACGAAAGCAGCGGCAGGAGGTGGCGAAGCAGAGGATGGGAGCAGCGGTGTTCAAGAAGCCGGAACCGTCGGACGAGTCGCCCGACGTCGCCGGCCGGAGCCTGTCGTGCTGTCCCGGGAAGAAGGCAGGCGACGACAGCGACGACACGGAGGAGGATGTGACGGACACGTCTTCCTCCTTCGTTGCCAAGGAGGAGAACCACAAGGCAGGCGAGGGAGCGGTGGCAGCCAAGAAGAAAGAGAGGTCGGTGCTGGTGACGGTGGACGGCGAGGTGGAGCTGGAGCTGGAGACGCTGCTCAAGGCGTCGGCCTACATCCTGGGCGCGGCGGGCGACAGCATCGTGTACAAGGCGGTGCTGGCCGACGGCGCGGCGCTGGCCGTGCGCAGGATCGGCAGCGAGGACGCTGGCGTGAGGCGGTTCAGCGAGTTCGACGCGCAGATGCGCGCCATCGCCAAGCTCCGTCACGGCAACATCCTGCGCCTCCGCGGCTTCTACTGGGGCCCCGACGAGATGCTCCTCATCCACGACCTGGCCGCCAATGGCAGCCTCGCAAACGCCTCCGTGAAAA GGAAGCCGGGGACGCCGCCGATGAGCCTCGGGTGGAGCGCGCGGCTGCGCATCGCGCGAGGCGTGGCGAGCGGCCTGGCCTACCTCCACGACAAGAAGTGCGTGCACGGCAACGTGAGGCCCAGCAACATCCTCCTGGACGCGGACATGGAGCCGCTGCTGGCCGACCTGGGCATCCACCGGCTGGTCCGCGGCGCCGGGGACAGCAGGCTGAAGCCGGCGGGGCGGTTCGGGAGCAAGCGGTCGGCCAAGAGCCTGCCGGACCTGTCGCCGCCGCCACCCGGGACAGCAGGAGGAGGggcgagcccgctggccggcgccgggCCTTCCTCCTCCGCGGAGGCGGCCGCGCACTACCAGGCGCCGGAGGCGGCCAAGAACCCGACGAAGCCGAGCACCAAGTGGGACGTGTACTCGTTCGGCATGGTGCTGCTCGAACTGGTGGCCGGGCGCGCGCTGACGAGCGTGGAGCTCTGCCAGTGGGCGGCGGGGGAGGACAGCGGGCAGCAGGCGTTCCTGCTGGCGGACGCGGCGCTGCGGGGGGAGATGGAGGGCAGGGAGGAGACGCTGGCGAGCTGCCTGAGGCTGGGGTTCGCGTGCTGCGCCGCGGCGCCCGGCAAGCGGCCCGCCATGAAGGACGTGCTCCAGGCCATCGACAGGATCCCGTCTCCTTCCTCCAACTCCTCCGCCTCCGCGCAGCGACAGTGA